The Pan paniscus chromosome 1, NHGRI_mPanPan1-v2.0_pri, whole genome shotgun sequence genome has a segment encoding these proteins:
- the ATXN7L2 gene encoding ataxin-7-like protein 2 isoform X4, with protein MAVRERAAAAMAALERRVPSLDDFAGQSWSSWVERADLPAADGAELEESSKNMKKLDAMTLIKEDMSIFGHCPAHDDFYLVVCNHCSQVVKPQAFQKHCERRHGPLSKLYARAPPPPPAPASSQKCHVVNGQGPACRAPGSTKTSSREKGQGSRSRGHQPPEKTQKDNLCQPGGLTKDSPGKPPMAPPSKEPPGRENIEIIPSEGSSHWAEGSPPEKEPSGTRLPAKTHRKMARKECDLNRQCGVINPETKKICTRLLTCKIHSVHQRREVQGRAKDFDVLVAELKANSRKGESPKEKSPGRKEQVLERPSQELPSSVQVVAAVAAPSSTFSVRAKQTYPYCALPRSRASSESELDDEGPCGGDGDPGLFPFPMPRGGTQASSEESEEEGTSDDLHPPPDCHYATRPPRPQAFCTFGSRLVSPGCYVFSRRLDRFCSALSSMLERHLSSHMWKKIPPAAEPPAHLVNSPLSAPLSPSSTGTCPRLPGPPPRPACPASMPPTKDNLVPSYPAGSPSVAAACSQAECMGGSQAITSPLPANTPSPSFSKLPPSKASKSSKGKDGVEVEAPSRKRKLSPGPTTLKRTCILEPTGKGKPSGCRGLSAKTKTALSMGLNGTMGPRVKRAGPLDCRGSPHQLPTPVKASQLENQGAAGHPAKALPTNCLSEEEVAKKRKNLATYCRPVKAKHCQAGAPADVACSVRRKKPGPALAFEEKCSTLKSKAH; from the exons ATGGCGGTGCGTGAACGCGCGGCGGCAGCAATGGCCGCTCTGGAGCGGCGGGTGCCGAGTCTCGATGACTTCGCGGGACAGAGCTGGAGCTCGTGGGTGGAGCGGGCCGACCTGCCCGCGGCTGACG GGGCTGAGCTGGAGGAGAGTAGCAAAAACATGAAGAAGTTGGATGCCATGACCCTCATTAAAGAAG ACATGTCCATCTTCGGGCACTGCCCTGCCCATGATGACTTCTACTTGGTTGTGTGTAACCACTGCAGCCAAGTGGTGAAGCCTCAAGCTTTCCAGAAGCACTGCG AAAGAAGACATGGGCCCCTCAGCAAGCTTTATGCCcgggccccacccccacctccagcccctgccAGCTCTCAGAAATGCCATGTAGTGAATGGGCAGGGCCCAGCTTGTAGGGCCCCAGGTTCCACGAAAACCTCCTCCAGGGAGAAGGGCCAGGGGTCCCGGAGCCGTGGCCACCAGCCTCCTGAGAAGACCCAGAAAGACAACCTCTG ccAGCCAGGGGGCCTCACCAAGGACTCCCCTGGAAAACCTCCCATGGCTCCCCCTTCTAAAGAACCTCCTGGCAGAGAGAACATCGAGATCATCCCCAGTGAGGGGTCCAGTCACTGGGCTGAAGGCAGCCCTCCTGAAAAGGAGCCCAGTGGGACCAGGCTGCCCGCTAAAACCCACCGGAAGATGGCTC GGAAGGAGTGCGACCTCAACAGGCAGTGTGGGGTAATAAATCCAGAGACCAAAAAGATCTGTACCCGCCTGTTGACCTGCAAG ATCCACTCAGTACACCAGCGCCGGGAAGTCCAGGGCCGGGCCAAGGACTTTGACGTGCTGGTGGCAGAGCTGAAGGCCAACTCCCGCAAAGGGGAGTCTCCCAAGGAGAAGAGCCCAGGGCGCAAGGAGCAAGTTCTCGAGCGCCCCTCCCAGGAGCTCCCCTCCTCAGTCCAGGTTGTAGCAGCGGTGGCTGCTCCCAGCAGCACCTTCTCTGTTCGTGCCAAGCAGACCTACCCATACTGTGCACTGCCCAG GTCCCGGGCCTCCTCCGAGAGTGAATTGGATGATGAAGGCCCCTGTGGTGGTGATGGGGACCCaggcctcttccccttccccatgCCCCGGGGTGGGACCCAGGCCTCCAGCGAAGAGAGTGAGGAGGAGGGGACATCTGACGACCTCCACCCACCCCCTGACTGCCATTATGCAACCCGGCCCCCACGGCCACAGGCG TTCTGCACCTTTGGGAGCCGGCTGGTGAGCCCAGGATGCTATGTGTTTAGCCGCCGGCTGGACCGGTTCTGCTCAGCACTCAGCTCCATGCTGGAACGGCACCTCAGCTCACACATGTGGAA GAAGATCCCACCGGCAGCTGAACCTCCAGCTCACCTTGTCAACTCCCCGTTATCTGCTCCCCTGAGCCCATCctctacaggcacctgcccccgcCTTCCAGGTCCACCCCCGAGACCTGCCTGCCCAGCCTCCATGCCCCCCACCAAGGACAACCTTGTCCCCAGCTACCCTGCAGGCTCCCCCAgcgtggcggctgcctgtagccAGGCAGAGTGCATGGGCGGGAGCCAGGCTATCACCTCACCACTGCCTGCCAACACGCCATCCCCGTCCTTCAGCAAGCTGCCGCCTTCCAAGGCCAGCAAGTCATCCAAAGGCAAGGACGGGGTGGAGGTGGAGGCCCCTTCTCGAAAGCGGAAGTTATCCCCTGGCCCCACCACTCTTAAACGGACCTGCATCCTGGAGCCCACTGGAAAAGGGAAACCCTCTGGCTGTAGGGGCCTCTCGGCCAAAACTAAAACAGCCCTGAGCATGGGGCTTAATGGGACAATGGGGCCAAGAGTGAAGCGGGCAGGGCCCCTGGACTGTCGTGGCTCCCCTCATCAGCTCCCCACACCAGTCAAGGCTTCtcagctggagaaccagggagcAGCCGGACACCCAGCCAAGGCCCTGCCAACCAACTGCCTCTCTGAGGAGGAGGTGGCCAAGAAGCGGAAAAACCTGGCCACTTATTGCCGGCCAGTGAAGGCCAAGCACTGTCAGGCTGGTGCCCCTGCTGATGTGGCCTGCTCTGTGCGCCGCAAGAAGCCAGGCCCGGCCCTGGCCTTTGAGGAGAAGTGCTCTACACTGAAG